One Anopheles marshallii chromosome 3, idAnoMarsDA_429_01, whole genome shotgun sequence genomic region harbors:
- the LOC128713414 gene encoding ubiquitin-fold modifier-conjugating enzyme 1, translating into MVDDGTRKALSGIPLLKTKAGPRDKELWVQRLKEEYQALIKYVQNNKSSDMDWFRLESNKEGTKWFGKCWYMHNLHKYEFDVEFDIPVTYPTTSPEIALPELDGKTAKMYRGGKICLTDHFKPLWARNVPKFGIAHAMALGLSPWLAVEVPDLIEKGVISYQEKGETSG; encoded by the exons ATGGTGGACGATGGAACACGCAAAGCTTTGAGTGGCATTCCGTTGCTCAAAACGAAAGCAGGCCCGAGAGATAAGGAACTTTGGGTCCAACGATTGAAGGAGGAATATCAAGCACTAATCAAG TAcgtgcaaaacaacaaatcatccGACATGGATTGGTTCCGGTTAGAGTCCAACAAGGAAGGCACGAAATGGTTCGGAAAATGCTGGTACATGCACAATTTACACAAGTACGAGTTCGACGTGGAGTTTGAT ATTCCAGTTACCTATCCCACAACATCGCCCGAAATTGCACTGCCCGAGCTGGATGGAAAGACTGCGAAAATGTACCGCGGGGGTAAAATTTGTTTAACCGACCACTTCAAACCACTCTGGGCGAGAAATGTGCCCAAGTTCGGTATTGCGCACGCGATGGCACTGGGG CTTTCACCCTGGTTAGCTGTCGAGGTCCCGGATCTAATAGAGAAAGGCGTCATATCGTACCAGGAAAAGGGTGAAACGTCTGGTTAG